In Erigeron canadensis isolate Cc75 chromosome 1, C_canadensis_v1, whole genome shotgun sequence, a single window of DNA contains:
- the LOC122584870 gene encoding disease resistance protein RPP13-like, translated as MAVEAVVSVVIRKLTNLVAEESELFGKVKDVVDKVMVELKEVQNISNRAEHQEQGNKLIKDRVVQFLGKVYHVEDAIESFAIAQTHLKRMSFLKKHIFVMANEFKLCREVPDKMDCSEEIRRLRSKLEGFIGDVQEWKNGIPSMAPVRHHSSSTTRRLEKSWKESDAYYVPKKEETIFKKDVEKLVRQLSSNRPLPLQIICVYGEAGTGKAAHVKAIYNKLEVQKKFECHALVFVHTKWSVRNLLMAILQQVTNLQGKEKLKDEDLIGRLHGFLKGRKYLIVIADIKSDLFKKLRGALPDTYNGSRVVITTPDEEASLFADASNRYHFKPLDVDDGWKIFVKKVRGLKGSPFSDDIMENLKNKIAESCKGTPLRISMLAGLLSTRKVVYEEWSSVFEQHDFVTKSPSFDVITFCYNDLSLYLRPCFLYLGLFRKGFEIPVRRLFRLWLAEGFVESQEGIILEDQVEGYLEELVNRNMVEISKRRSDESPKKCRMIGALHDIFLPKAVEIGLFHLHQRSDDNSNVAEPRFGVRRVVEYTNIKSSRISVAGNQNLQSYISFNGRKKDMPAEEVGTFLDKIIGSRGFGLLRVLDLEGVYRPRLPESLGNLLHLRYLGLRWTFLDALPSSLGGLLYLETLDIKHTHITTLPSSIWNMKHLRHLCLNGARLGIPAQATKYRALNQLQTLWGLFVDEKIAKKIGLTLSRMTNLRKLDLTRQSSSTVITTTVTTATTTTTTTTSHSSSYEEIGSWISKLTGLQSLRLRSKDKMGRPSELIIKPFSSLTNLSQLYLLGHLHKSLAWYQFSPGLKVLTLSVSKLDEDPMQTLSQLPSLMVLRLLAASFVGTEMHCPENGFPALQVLKLWKLEKLKILTVHEGSMQNLHTLEIRCCIELSELPETLLQIQSFDNLILTNMPKSFVSAIRKKKKKHTKIVESELDL; from the coding sequence ATGGCTGTTGAAGCTGTTGTATCAGTGGTGATACGCAAACTCACGAACTTAGTAGCCGAGGAATCAGAACTGTTTGGAAAGGTTAAAGATGTAGTTGATAAGGTTATGGTGGAGCTTAAGGAGGTGCAGAACATTTCAAATCGTGcagaacatcaagaacaagGTAACAAGTTGATTAAAGATCGGGTGGTTCAGTTTTTGGGTAAAGTCTACCATGTGGAGGATGCTATAGAATCCTTCGCCATTGCACAAACACACTTGAAAAGGATGAGTTTTCTTAAGAAGCATATTTTTGTCATGGCAAACGAGTTTAAGCTTTGTAGAGAAGTTCCAGATAAAATGGACTGTTCTGAAGAAATTCGCAGACTCAGATCCAAATTGGAAGGATTCATTGGAGATGTTCAAGAATGGAAAAATGGAATACCTTCAATGGCTCCAGTGCGGCACCATAGTTCTAGCACAACACGCCGGCTTGAGAAGTCATGGAAAGAGAGTGATGCTTATTATGTACCAAAGAAAGAAGAAACCATCTTCAAAAAAGATGTCGAGAAGTTGGTGAGACAATTGTCAAGTAATAGACCACTTCCACTTCAAATTATATGTGTCTATGGCGAGGCTGGCACAGGGAAAGCGGCTCATGTCAAGGCGATCTACAATAAGTTGGAGGTCCAGAAGAAGTTTGAATGTCATGCACTTGTATTTGTGCATACAAAGTGGTCAGTTAGAAATCTTTTGATGGCTATACTACAACAGGTCACTAATTTACAGGGCAAAGAGAAACTTAAAGATGAGGACCTGATAGGGAGGCTTCATGGGTTCTTGAAGGGTCGAAAGTACTTAATCGTCATTGCTGATATCAAAAGTgatctttttaaaaaactaagaGGTGCCTTACCGGATACATACAATGGAAGTAGAGTGGTGATCACCACCCCCGATGAAGAAGCCTCTTTATTCGCAGATGCATCAAATCGTTATCACTTCAAGCCTCTGGATGTAGATGATGGCTGGAAAATTTTTGTTAAGAAGGTTAGGGGTTTAAAAGGAAGTCCATTCTCAGATGATATCATGGagaatttgaaaaacaaaatagcaGAAAGCTGTAAAGGAACACCTCTGAGGATTTCAATGCTTGCAGGTTTGCTATCAACAAGGAAAGTGGTGTATGAAGAGTGGTCGAGTGTTTTTGAACAGCATGACTTTGTCACCAAATCTCCATCATTTGATGTTATAACCTTTTGTTACAATGATCTGTCACTCTACTTGAGGCCGTGTTTTCTTTATTTGGGGCTCTTTCGGAAGGGATTTGAAATACCAGTGAGAAGGTTGTTTCGTTTGTGGCTTGCAGAGGGCTTTGTGGAGTCGCAGGAAGGGATTATTCTGGAGGACCAAGTGGAGGGATATCTGGAAGAGCTTGTGAACAGGAACATGGTAGAAATTTCAAAAAGGAGATCCGATGAGAGTCCCAAAAAATGCAGAATGATTGGCGCCTTGCATGATATTTTCTTGCCGAAGGCTGTAGAAATAGGTCTCTTCCATCTCCACCAGAGGTCTGATGATAATTCAAATGTAGCAGAACCTCGATTTGGAGTTCGTCGGGTGGTTGAATACACCAATATAAAGTCCTCTCGAATCTCTGTAGCAGGAAACCAGAATCTGCAGTCCTACATATCCTTCAACGGCCGGAAGAAAGATATGCCTGCAGAGGAAGTAGGAACATTCTTAGATAAAATCATTGGATCCAGAGGGTTCGGATTACTAAGGGTTCTTGATTTGGAGGGTGTTTATCGTCCAAGGCTACCAGAGAGCCTGGGAAATCTTCTTCACTTAAGGTATTTAGGCTTGAGATGGACTTTCTTGGACGCTCTCCCATCATCTCTTGGTGGCCTGCTTTACCTTGAAACACTGGACATTAAACATACACATATCACCACTCTCCCAAGTTCTATTTGGAACATGAAACATCTTCGTCATCTTTGTCTGAATGGGGCTCGTCTAGGTATACCTGCACAAGCAACCAAATATAGAGCTTTAAACCAGCTCCAGACCCTATGGGGTTTGTTTGTAGATGAGAAGATTGCAAAAAAGATTGGTTTGACTTTGAGCAGAATGACCAACCTTCGAAAACTTGATCTTACAAGACAGTCTTCCTCGACAGTAATAACAACCACTGTCACGACAGCAACAACTACCACCACTACAACAACAAGCCATTCATCCTCCTACGAAGAAATCGGTTCGTGGATCTCAAAGCTGACAGGCCTTCAATCCCTAAGATTAAGGTCGAAAGACAAAATGGGTCGGCCTTCAGAACTCATTATTAAACCTTTTTCAAGTCTCACAAATCTCTCTCAGCTGTACTTACTTGGTCATTTACACAAGTCACTTGCTTGGTACCAATTCTCACCTGGACTCAAAGTCCTAACTTTATCAGTCTCAAAGCTAGACGAAGATCCCATGCAAACACTATCTCAGCTACCGAGCTTGATGGTCCTCAGGCTATTGGCTGCATCCTTTGTGGGCACAGAAATGCATTGTCCTGAAAATGGATTCCCGGCCCTTCAGGTCCTCAAGCTATGGAAACTGGAAAAGCTAAAGATATTGACAGTTCATGAAGGATCAATGCAGAATCTCCATACTTTAGAAATCAGGTGCTGTATAGAGCTTAGCGAACTTCCTGAAACGTTGCTGCAGATACAGAGTTTTGACAACTTGATCTTGACAAACATGCCAAAGTCATTTGTTTCTGctattagaaagaaaaagaagaagcacACTAAGATTGTGGAAAGCGAATTGGACCTTTGA